The following coding sequences lie in one Bacteroides helcogenes P 36-108 genomic window:
- a CDS encoding DUF4925 domain-containing protein produces MKKNLFYLFVLICSMSLFAACSSDNDEDTAWKQIPETEISGDNAVLKINDEVRASGSMQMKVQNATEATVNLKNVLPGYSEISVPVELKKQADGSYLFAGKSSLSTPPSMMTKSTAPAFVIYDLSLQGNITLDGKASAQLTSKLNSAAQGELTGTWKLQTKVTSDKGAVAAAPLFLVWSALEIGKPNLEQAANLVNLFGSMALVNVLNQVTFGEDGNITAKYWSDVDMNDIMGGADDNGNLNPSHTEWLDSPKGLAFWYAKDGMLYVVPSISAILKKAGTEGNASTSDLTAVMAKLAVYGVNVETLMPTVMQWMTTGIPLKYNVDGNALKVYVDKVMVTPFVEALLPALPKLQVELEKILADPNNGNAGMIKMALAMMGIEKLTDIETIWKENTKDFNLSLNFTK; encoded by the coding sequence ATGAAAAAGAATTTATTTTATTTATTCGTATTGATCTGTTCAATGAGTTTGTTTGCTGCTTGTAGCAGCGACAATGACGAAGATACTGCATGGAAGCAAATTCCTGAGACGGAGATTTCGGGTGACAACGCTGTATTGAAGATTAATGATGAAGTAAGAGCTTCGGGAAGCATGCAGATGAAAGTGCAGAATGCTACGGAAGCAACCGTGAACCTGAAGAACGTACTTCCCGGTTATTCTGAGATATCAGTACCTGTGGAATTGAAGAAACAAGCGGACGGTTCATATCTCTTTGCCGGTAAGTCTTCATTGTCCACCCCTCCTTCCATGATGACGAAAAGCACTGCGCCTGCATTCGTCATTTATGATTTGTCCTTGCAGGGCAACATTACTTTGGACGGCAAAGCAAGCGCCCAACTTACCTCAAAATTGAATTCTGCAGCACAAGGAGAATTGACGGGAACTTGGAAACTACAGACCAAAGTGACGAGCGATAAGGGTGCGGTGGCTGCTGCCCCTCTGTTTTTGGTTTGGTCTGCCCTCGAAATCGGCAAGCCCAATTTGGAGCAAGCTGCAAATCTTGTCAATCTGTTTGGCTCTATGGCTTTGGTCAATGTGCTCAATCAAGTGACTTTTGGAGAGGATGGAAATATTACAGCCAAGTATTGGTCTGATGTTGATATGAACGATATCATGGGTGGTGCAGATGATAATGGTAATTTGAATCCTTCGCATACTGAATGGCTCGACTCTCCTAAGGGACTCGCATTTTGGTATGCGAAAGATGGGATGTTGTATGTTGTGCCCAGTATCAGTGCCATCTTGAAGAAAGCTGGTACGGAGGGGAATGCTTCTACAAGTGATTTGACTGCTGTCATGGCTAAGTTGGCTGTATATGGTGTCAACGTAGAGACTCTTATGCCTACGGTCATGCAGTGGATGACAACAGGAATCCCTTTGAAGTATAACGTGGACGGCAATGCGCTGAAAGTATATGTGGACAAGGTGATGGTTACTCCATTCGTAGAAGCTCTTCTGCCGGCGTTGCCTAAGCTACAGGTAGAACTGGAGAAAATTTTGGCTGACCCGAATAATGGAAATGCCGGAATGATCAAGATGGCTTTGGCTATGATGGGTATTGAGAAACTTACGGATATTGAGACTATTTGGAAGGAGAATACCAAAGACTTTAATTTATCCCTGAATTTCACTAAATAA
- a CDS encoding serine dehydratase subunit alpha family protein yields the protein MTEAERQRIIALVKCEVIPAIGCTEPIAVALCVAKATEILGKRPEKITVLLSANILKNAMGVGIPGTGMIGLPIAVALGALVGKSKYQLEVLKDCTPQAVDEGKRFMEEKRIQISLKENIEEKLYIEVCCRAGEDEATAVIAGGHTTFIYVAHGDEVLLSKQVESCSEKEENTLELNLRKVYDFALNTPLDEIRFILETARLNKAAAERSFEGNYGHALGKILRGTYEHRILGDSVFSHILSYTSGACDARMAGAMIPVMSNSGSGNQGISATLPVLVYAEENNKSEEELIRALMLSHLTVIYIKQSLGRLSALCGCVVAATGSSCGITWLMGGTYEQVAYAVQNMIANLTGMICDGAKPSCALKVTTGVSTAVLSAIMAMENRYVTSVEGIIDEDVDQSIRNLTKIGSKGMNETDRLVLEIMTGKN from the coding sequence ATGACAGAAGCGGAAAGACAACGGATTATAGCCCTGGTGAAGTGTGAGGTAATTCCAGCCATTGGTTGTACGGAACCTATTGCAGTGGCGTTGTGCGTTGCAAAGGCTACGGAGATATTAGGTAAGCGCCCGGAGAAGATAACGGTTCTTTTGAGTGCCAATATTCTGAAGAACGCGATGGGAGTGGGTATTCCGGGAACAGGCATGATAGGACTGCCTATTGCGGTGGCGTTGGGTGCTTTGGTCGGTAAGTCGAAATATCAGTTGGAGGTATTGAAAGACTGTACGCCCCAAGCTGTGGACGAAGGCAAACGTTTCATGGAAGAAAAGCGCATCCAGATCTCACTGAAAGAGAACATAGAGGAGAAACTTTACATTGAAGTATGCTGTCGGGCAGGTGAAGACGAGGCTACCGCTGTTATTGCAGGCGGACATACTACCTTTATATATGTGGCGCATGGCGATGAAGTGCTGCTGAGCAAGCAAGTGGAATCTTGTAGTGAGAAAGAAGAAAATACATTGGAACTGAATCTGAGGAAAGTCTATGACTTTGCATTGAACACCCCTTTGGATGAGATCCGCTTTATACTGGAGACTGCCCGTCTGAACAAGGCTGCTGCGGAGCGCTCCTTTGAAGGCAATTACGGGCATGCTTTGGGGAAGATTCTGCGTGGCACTTACGAACACCGGATTCTGGGAGACAGTGTATTTTCGCATATTCTTTCATATACTTCTGGCGCTTGCGATGCCCGTATGGCGGGTGCGATGATTCCGGTGATGAGTAATTCGGGCAGTGGTAACCAAGGTATTTCCGCCACTTTGCCTGTACTGGTTTATGCAGAAGAAAACAATAAGTCAGAAGAAGAGCTTATTCGTGCCTTAATGCTAAGTCATCTTACCGTTATTTATATCAAACAAAGCTTGGGGCGGTTATCTGCCTTGTGCGGTTGCGTTGTGGCGGCTACAGGTTCCAGTTGTGGCATCACCTGGCTGATGGGAGGTACTTATGAGCAAGTGGCCTATGCTGTTCAGAATATGATTGCCAATCTTACGGGTATGATTTGTGACGGTGCTAAGCCAAGCTGCGCATTAAAGGTCACCACCGGAGTTTCAACTGCCGTACTTTCCGCCATTATGGCAATGGAGAATCGCTACGTGACTTCGGTAGAAGGAATCATTGACGAAGACGTTGACCAAAGCATCCGTAATCTTACAAAGATAGGCTCAAAGGGGATGAATGAGACGGATAGGCTGGTGTTAGAAATTATGACGGGGAAAAATTGA
- the aroC gene encoding chorismate synthase, with protein MFNSFGNILRLTSFGESHGKGIGGVIDGFPAGIYIDTDFVQRELDRRRPGQSRITTARKEGDKVEFLSGIFEGKSTGCPIGFIVWNENQHSDDYDNLKEVYRPSHADYTYKVKYGIRDHRGGGRSSARETISRVVAGALAKIALKQLGIQITAYTSQVGPVRLEENYTAYNLDLIESNPVRCPDLEKAKEMEDLIFKIKGEGDTIGGVVTCVVKRCPIGLGQPVFGKLHAALSAAMLSINAAKAFEYGDGFKGLKQKGSEQNDVFYNNNGRIETRTNHSGGIQGGISNGQDIYFRVAFKPVATVLMEQHTVNISGIDTTLKARGRHDPCVLPRAVPIVEAMTALTLLDYYLIDKTTQL; from the coding sequence ATGTTCAATTCATTTGGGAATATTCTTCGCCTTACCAGTTTCGGAGAGTCACACGGTAAAGGCATAGGAGGTGTAATAGACGGATTTCCCGCCGGAATATACATCGACACGGACTTTGTGCAGAGAGAACTGGACCGCCGCCGTCCCGGACAATCACGAATTACCACCGCACGGAAAGAGGGGGATAAAGTAGAATTCCTTTCCGGCATCTTCGAAGGCAAATCCACAGGCTGCCCTATCGGCTTCATCGTATGGAACGAAAACCAGCATTCAGACGACTACGACAACTTGAAAGAGGTTTACCGACCATCGCACGCCGACTATACCTATAAGGTGAAGTACGGCATCCGCGATCATCGTGGGGGGGGGCGTTCTTCCGCCCGCGAAACAATCTCGCGCGTGGTGGCAGGCGCACTGGCTAAAATCGCCTTGAAACAGTTGGGCATACAGATTACCGCATATACCTCACAAGTGGGGCCTGTCCGTCTTGAGGAAAATTATACGGCATACAACCTTGACCTCATCGAGAGCAACCCCGTCCGTTGCCCAGATCTGGAAAAAGCCAAAGAGATGGAAGACCTCATCTTCAAAATAAAAGGAGAAGGAGATACTATAGGAGGAGTTGTGACCTGCGTAGTAAAAAGATGTCCCATCGGACTGGGACAGCCTGTATTCGGCAAGTTGCATGCCGCCCTCAGCGCTGCAATGCTCAGCATCAACGCCGCCAAAGCCTTTGAATACGGAGACGGCTTCAAGGGGCTGAAGCAGAAAGGATCGGAGCAGAACGATGTATTCTACAACAATAACGGACGTATCGAGACGCGCACCAATCACTCAGGAGGCATCCAAGGGGGCATCAGCAATGGGCAGGATATCTATTTCCGCGTGGCATTCAAACCTGTAGCCACCGTACTGATGGAACAGCATACAGTGAACATCAGCGGCATAGACACCACTCTGAAAGCCCGTGGACGCCACGATCCCTGCGTATTGCCGCGTGCAGTACCCATCGTAGAAGCCATGACCGCACTGACACTGCTGGATTATTATCTGATAGACAAAACCACTCAATTATAA